From Deinococcus aquaticus, one genomic window encodes:
- a CDS encoding YgfZ/GcvT domain-containing protein: MWTRIPSSSLRVIGADRVDFVHGQMTNDLRGAPTPGVVVCAFLNVRGQIEQFARAYRRADDVYLHLDAGQAPALEARLKRYVIFDQVEIQDVSDQLRTVHVWHAETLPGWDVAGGAAQTFELGGGAVLAGRVNRTGTPGVDLHYLARHEEAVISALTGPEVPLADLDAARVRAGIPDVIRDALTGTLPPEIGLDVGGPLPAISYRKGCYVGQEIMARLEARGNARHGLARLLGPQPWPAGAEIILDGKVVGQAGLYAGDGSVARLRKELVDGAAVLVGGVPAHVALAAPVT; the protein is encoded by the coding sequence ATGTGGACCCGGATTCCTTCGAGCAGTCTGCGCGTGATCGGCGCGGACCGCGTTGATTTCGTGCATGGGCAGATGACCAACGACCTGCGGGGCGCGCCGACGCCGGGCGTGGTGGTCTGTGCGTTCCTGAACGTGCGCGGGCAGATCGAGCAGTTCGCCCGCGCGTACCGCCGCGCCGACGACGTGTACCTGCACCTGGATGCCGGGCAGGCACCGGCGCTGGAGGCCCGCCTGAAACGGTACGTGATCTTCGATCAGGTGGAGATTCAGGATGTCAGCGATCAGTTGCGGACCGTGCACGTCTGGCACGCGGAGACGCTACCCGGCTGGGACGTGGCCGGCGGCGCGGCGCAGACGTTCGAGCTGGGCGGCGGGGCGGTCCTGGCAGGCCGCGTGAACCGGACGGGCACGCCGGGCGTGGACCTGCATTACCTCGCGCGGCACGAGGAGGCTGTCATCTCGGCCCTGACTGGCCCGGAGGTGCCGCTGGCCGACCTGGACGCCGCGCGGGTCCGGGCCGGGATTCCGGATGTCATCCGGGACGCCCTGACCGGCACGCTGCCGCCCGAGATCGGGCTGGACGTGGGTGGCCCGCTGCCCGCCATCAGTTACCGCAAGGGCTGTTACGTGGGTCAGGAGATCATGGCGCGGCTGGAGGCGCGCGGGAACGCCCGGCACGGGCTGGCGCGTCTGCTGGGGCCGCAGCCCTGGCCAGCGGGGGCGGAGATCATTCTGGATGGGAAGGTCGTGGGGCAGGCGGGCCTGTACGCCGGTGATGGCAGCGTGGCGCGGCTGCGTAAGGAACTCGTGGACGGCGCGGCCGTGCTGGTGGGCGGCGTGCCTGCCCACGTTGCGCTGGCCGCCCCGGTGACCTGA